From a region of the Paenibacillus sp. R14(2021) genome:
- the mgrA gene encoding L-glyceraldehyde 3-phosphate reductase has protein sequence MIKSIREGEIEVVYAANQERYASMTYNRVGRSGLKLPAISLGLWHNFGGVDTFENGRAMLHRAFDLGITHFDLANNYGPPAGSAEEMFGRMMQSDFKPYRDEMIISSKAGYYMWPGPYGEWGSRKYLMASLEQSLKRMNLEYVDIFYSHRFDPDTPLEETMGALDHMVRSGKALYVGISSYSAEKTAEAIAIMNKLGTPLVIHQPSYNMFDRWVEDGLQDVLQENGVGSIAFCPLAQGLLTNKYLGGSIPGDSRAASSTGALQETAVTPAVVAKLQKLNAIAAERGQSLAQLALAWVLRGGRVTSALIGASRVTQIEDNVAALRNLSFTNEELAGIEAILRS, from the coding sequence ATGATCAAATCGATTCGCGAAGGAGAGATAGAAGTGGTATACGCAGCAAACCAAGAACGATATGCATCGATGACATACAACCGGGTTGGACGGTCGGGACTTAAGCTGCCCGCGATCTCCCTTGGACTTTGGCATAATTTCGGCGGCGTGGATACGTTCGAGAACGGACGCGCCATGCTTCACCGTGCGTTTGACCTCGGCATTACCCATTTCGATTTGGCCAACAACTATGGTCCGCCAGCGGGCTCCGCGGAGGAAATGTTCGGCCGGATGATGCAGTCGGACTTCAAGCCGTACCGCGATGAAATGATTATTTCATCCAAGGCCGGCTATTATATGTGGCCGGGTCCATATGGCGAGTGGGGCTCGCGCAAATATTTGATGGCGAGTCTGGAGCAGAGCCTGAAGCGGATGAACCTGGAATACGTCGATATTTTCTACTCGCACCGCTTCGACCCGGATACGCCGCTCGAAGAAACGATGGGCGCGCTCGATCATATGGTCCGCTCCGGCAAAGCGTTGTACGTTGGGATTTCCAGCTACAGCGCGGAGAAAACGGCGGAAGCGATCGCCATCATGAACAAGCTCGGCACGCCGCTTGTCATCCACCAGCCGAGCTACAACATGTTCGACCGCTGGGTGGAGGACGGCCTGCAGGATGTGCTGCAAGAGAACGGAGTCGGCAGCATCGCGTTCTGTCCGCTTGCGCAAGGCTTGCTGACGAACAAGTATTTGGGCGGCAGCATTCCAGGCGATTCCCGCGCAGCCAGCTCCACGGGAGCCCTGCAGGAAACTGCTGTCACGCCGGCAGTTGTAGCTAAGCTGCAGAAGCTGAACGCGATCGCAGCAGAGCGCGGCCAATCGCTTGCACAGCTGGCGCTGGCTTGGGTGCTTCGCGGGGGCCGCGTGACCTCGGCATTGATCGGCGCGAGCCGCGTCACCCAAATCGAAGACAACGTTGCAGCGCTGCGCAATCTTTCATTTACGAACGAAGAGCTTGCGGGCATCGAAGCGATTTTACGTTCATAA
- a CDS encoding B12-binding domain-containing radical SAM protein: protein MKVVLATLNAKYIHTSLALRCLKAFSEKDFDIDIAEYTIKDPAMNIVADLFAHNPDVVGFSCYIWNIEETITVIDMLRKIKPELRIVLGGPEVSYDTTGWMERLPQVDYIVVGEGEETFHHLLTELSDSCKFHMVFGLAYRKEHGDGRIETIVNPPRPKLDLAKLPSPHRFAEDVKSLGSRVVYFETSRGCPFSCQFCLSSIEVGVRYFDMERTKSDILYLIDAGAKLIKFVDRTFNIKRDYALEIFKFLIENHRGCVFQFEITADIMRPEVLDYLSEHAPPGIFRFEIGVQSTNDLTNEAVQRRQNFMKLSRTVMKVKESGKIDQHLDLIAGLPHENYDSFRTTFNDVFALRPEELQLGFLKMLRGTGMRIDAKKHGYIYMDKAPYEILGNDILPFSDIVRIKRVEDVLEKYWNAHRMDHALLYLIERAFPSAFDFFQLFGDFWEGRGWQKIGHQLEDLFSRLWMFLSEAYIHQPENQNSGEWQLETALGLMKLDYFLGHNYKPRKVWWDFSMEKDEWSSWMKRLADRPLDVSESFAARGLNEKELQKHAVIERLPFDLKRYLAEGVVSKAEETLLIVIYSGGGKGEQRAAEFYTMPLVPVGQA, encoded by the coding sequence ATGAAAGTCGTACTGGCGACGTTGAACGCCAAATATATACACACCTCGCTGGCTTTGCGCTGCTTGAAAGCGTTCAGCGAGAAGGATTTTGACATTGATATTGCTGAATACACGATCAAAGACCCGGCGATGAACATCGTAGCGGATCTATTCGCGCATAACCCGGATGTCGTAGGTTTCTCCTGCTATATTTGGAATATTGAAGAGACGATTACGGTCATCGATATGCTGCGCAAAATCAAACCCGAGCTTCGCATCGTCTTAGGCGGTCCCGAGGTCAGCTATGACACAACGGGCTGGATGGAGCGGCTCCCGCAGGTCGATTATATCGTCGTCGGCGAAGGCGAGGAAACGTTCCATCATCTGCTGACAGAGCTGTCGGATTCCTGCAAGTTTCATATGGTGTTCGGGCTTGCGTACCGCAAAGAGCACGGCGACGGGAGGATCGAGACGATCGTCAATCCGCCGCGTCCGAAGCTGGACCTGGCGAAGCTGCCGTCTCCGCACCGGTTTGCGGAAGATGTGAAGAGTCTCGGCAGCCGCGTCGTTTATTTCGAAACGAGCCGGGGGTGTCCGTTCAGCTGCCAGTTCTGCTTATCGAGCATCGAGGTCGGCGTCCGTTACTTCGACATGGAGCGAACGAAGTCCGATATTCTGTATTTGATCGATGCCGGTGCGAAGCTGATCAAGTTCGTCGATCGCACGTTCAACATTAAGCGCGACTATGCACTCGAAATTTTCAAGTTTCTGATCGAGAATCATCGCGGCTGTGTCTTCCAGTTTGAAATCACGGCCGACATTATGCGTCCCGAGGTGCTGGATTACTTGTCGGAGCATGCACCGCCCGGCATTTTCCGCTTCGAGATCGGTGTCCAGTCGACCAATGATCTTACGAACGAAGCCGTGCAGCGCCGCCAGAATTTTATGAAGCTGTCGCGGACGGTCATGAAGGTCAAGGAAAGCGGGAAGATCGATCAGCATCTCGATTTGATCGCCGGCTTGCCGCACGAGAACTACGACTCGTTCCGCACTACGTTTAATGATGTGTTTGCGCTGCGGCCGGAAGAACTGCAGCTCGGCTTCCTTAAGATGCTGCGCGGTACCGGCATGCGGATTGATGCGAAGAAGCACGGCTATATTTATATGGATAAAGCACCGTATGAGATTTTGGGCAATGATATTTTGCCGTTCTCCGATATCGTTCGCATCAAGCGCGTCGAGGACGTGCTGGAGAAATATTGGAACGCGCACCGGATGGACCATGCCCTGCTCTATCTAATCGAGCGGGCATTTCCTTCGGCCTTCGATTTCTTCCAGCTGTTCGGCGACTTCTGGGAAGGGCGCGGCTGGCAGAAGATCGGCCATCAGCTGGAGGATTTGTTTTCGCGTCTGTGGATGTTCCTTTCGGAAGCGTACATTCATCAGCCGGAGAACCAGAACAGCGGCGAATGGCAGCTCGAAACGGCGCTTGGTCTAATGAAGCTGGATTACTTCCTGGGCCACAACTACAAACCGCGCAAAGTATGGTGGGACTTCAGCATGGAGAAGGACGAGTGGAGCAGCTGGATGAAGCGGCTTGCGGACCGTCCACTGGACGTATCGGAGTCGTTCGCCGCCCGCGGCTTGAATGAGAAGGAGCTGCAGAAGCACGCCGTCATTGAACGGCTGCCGTTCGATTTGAAGCGATATCTTGCGGAAGGCGTCGTGTCTAAGGCAGAAGAAACGCTGCTCATCGTTATTTACAGCGGCGGCGGCAAGGGAGAACAGCGCGCGGCCGAGTTCTACACGATGCCGCTGGTACCGGTCGGACAAGCTTGA
- a CDS encoding stalk domain-containing protein, with the protein MNWKIDWKQMMLSSVLAAGLILTPVSILGAPSTAAAATTHAKVTAVFVDGAKLSLNPSPLQLKGTTFVPMREIFKALNSSVTWEPATKTILAVKGRTTISLQIGSKRAVKNGSTIALPEAPQQINGATMVPLRFVAEALGADVQSDLAKGIIRITSAEAIAKHLQEEEEKEELANQPKLSTKQIVDMNDGKVVMVTTDVGQGSGVVIGEDEILTNYHVIVDTAKGSITLLNGKQVELQGIVGYNENYDLAVVKTKTPLNIKPVTIGVGASKGDHVVAIGSPLGFQNTISDGVISNFMYDGADYYQISVPIDHGSSGGGLFNDYGQLIGITAAGIESTQADLNFAVSSMNIMMLLYDIEDSPPAKIEFLPKQLPDSLAGASTDTIRELMEKEFAQIQSSQGTTELKKFEVTRDAEGWLVINAVIDPAFYMLYGGSASDDMRYWAIDTGYKLHKMLPDEKIQLTVYYDQVFTFKPRDFADNEVTAVGDGTWRVRFPVIEFQGKEKVFVKVRA; encoded by the coding sequence GTGAATTGGAAAATTGATTGGAAGCAAATGATGCTCTCATCCGTACTAGCCGCTGGACTTATTTTGACCCCGGTTTCCATTCTCGGAGCGCCGAGCACGGCAGCAGCCGCAACGACGCACGCGAAAGTGACCGCCGTCTTCGTCGACGGCGCCAAGCTCTCGCTTAACCCTTCGCCGCTTCAGCTCAAGGGAACCACGTTCGTGCCGATGCGCGAAATCTTCAAGGCGCTGAATTCTAGCGTCACCTGGGAGCCGGCTACGAAGACCATTCTGGCCGTGAAGGGACGTACCACGATCTCCCTGCAGATCGGTTCGAAACGAGCCGTCAAGAACGGAAGTACGATCGCGCTGCCCGAAGCGCCGCAGCAAATCAATGGCGCGACGATGGTTCCGCTTCGTTTCGTAGCAGAAGCCTTGGGCGCGGACGTGCAGTCCGATCTGGCGAAAGGAATCATTCGCATTACTTCGGCCGAAGCAATTGCGAAGCATTTGCAGGAAGAAGAGGAGAAAGAAGAGCTGGCGAATCAGCCGAAGCTGTCGACGAAGCAAATCGTGGACATGAATGACGGCAAAGTCGTGATGGTTACAACGGACGTCGGCCAAGGAAGCGGCGTTGTCATCGGTGAGGATGAAATATTGACGAACTACCATGTCATTGTCGACACAGCCAAAGGCAGCATTACGCTGTTGAATGGCAAGCAAGTGGAGCTGCAGGGTATTGTCGGCTATAACGAGAATTATGATTTGGCAGTCGTGAAGACGAAGACCCCGCTTAACATTAAGCCTGTCACAATTGGCGTTGGCGCGTCGAAGGGCGATCACGTCGTCGCGATCGGCAGCCCGCTTGGCTTTCAAAATACGATTTCCGATGGCGTTATCAGCAATTTTATGTATGACGGTGCGGACTATTACCAGATCAGCGTGCCGATCGATCATGGCAGCTCCGGCGGCGGCTTGTTCAACGATTACGGCCAGCTGATCGGCATTACCGCTGCGGGGATCGAATCCACTCAGGCGGATTTGAACTTCGCGGTTTCATCGATGAACATCATGATGCTGCTCTATGATATCGAGGACAGCCCGCCTGCTAAGATCGAATTCCTGCCGAAGCAGCTGCCAGATTCGCTCGCTGGCGCTTCTACCGATACGATCCGCGAGCTAATGGAGAAGGAATTTGCTCAGATTCAATCTTCGCAAGGTACGACGGAGCTCAAGAAATTCGAAGTGACCCGAGATGCGGAAGGCTGGCTTGTCATTAACGCAGTCATCGACCCGGCTTTCTACATGCTGTATGGCGGCTCGGCGAGCGACGATATGCGCTACTGGGCAATCGATACCGGCTATAAGCTGCACAAGATGCTGCCGGACGAGAAGATTCAGCTGACCGTCTACTACGATCAAGTGTTCACCTTCAAGCCGCGCGATTTTGCGGACAATGAAGTAACGGCTGTAGGCGACGGAACGTGGCGCGTTCGTTTCCCGGTCATCGAATTCCAAGGCAAAGAGAAAGTTTTCGTGAAAGTGCGCGCGTAG
- a CDS encoding AraC family transcriptional regulator, whose protein sequence is MGLSNRDVHIGTLEELLPTVNFASHAEVEPSVYWGPRLIPDFQLFYVLSGQAEVAVGDEVITLAPGECALYGPHCPHAIRVLQETVFIGIHFNFIQPSPVPVHPAFSIHTSTADQLQGSERPRYMLSITEDEQLELPPRMAVQGLDPILMRIVREYMNEQPGYTMLLRSLLTELILMLVRGQLSDRPKSVEQSKIEPALHAIHMEPERNWAVGELAALCGYHVIYFSSLFRKCTGENPKQYLISQRIRKAKYYLLSGEKMEIIAERLGYASVHYFSRNFKEETGLTPTEFKQQ, encoded by the coding sequence ATGGGCCTGAGTAATCGGGATGTACATATCGGCACGCTCGAAGAGCTGCTGCCGACCGTTAATTTTGCCAGCCACGCCGAGGTGGAGCCTTCCGTCTATTGGGGGCCGCGCCTGATCCCAGACTTTCAGCTATTCTATGTATTGTCCGGCCAGGCGGAAGTTGCCGTCGGAGATGAGGTCATTACGCTGGCCCCCGGAGAGTGCGCATTGTACGGCCCTCATTGCCCGCATGCGATTAGGGTGCTGCAGGAGACCGTATTCATCGGCATTCATTTCAACTTCATTCAACCATCGCCGGTTCCCGTCCATCCGGCATTCTCGATCCATACCAGCACAGCGGATCAGCTGCAGGGAAGCGAGCGCCCTCGCTACATGCTGTCCATTACGGAGGACGAGCAGCTGGAACTGCCTCCGAGGATGGCCGTCCAGGGTCTCGACCCGATTCTGATGCGGATCGTCAGAGAGTATATGAACGAACAGCCCGGCTATACGATGCTGCTGCGGTCGCTGCTGACGGAGCTCATTCTGATGCTGGTCCGCGGTCAGCTGTCCGATCGGCCCAAGTCCGTGGAGCAGAGCAAGATCGAGCCTGCGCTTCATGCGATTCATATGGAGCCTGAACGAAACTGGGCCGTTGGCGAGCTTGCTGCCCTGTGCGGCTATCACGTCATTTATTTCTCATCGTTGTTCCGCAAGTGCACCGGCGAGAATCCGAAGCAGTATCTCATATCGCAGCGCATCCGCAAGGCCAAATATTATCTGCTGAGCGGAGAGAAGATGGAAATCATCGCGGAACGGCTGGGCTACGCAAGCGTCCACTATTTCTCGCGCAATTTCAAAGAGGAGACAGGACTGACGCCCACAGAATTCAAGCAGCAGTAA
- a CDS encoding phytanoyl-CoA dioxygenase family protein, whose protein sequence is MLSQAQMTEFENNGFLKGDVVLSDAEVESLREELDKVMNGESVKKPVLNHNMLSSDSPYDNMKMIASEKVVQIVNIWMASDLFLQHAANSKICEEVAQLSHTNSLRIWHDQIQYKPPVTGGPTAWHQDHPLWPIIQPADLVSAWVALDDAVIENGCMWMVPGSHKWGNHQRYLSSTKDFKPFHKQPEMLPNNAVVEAVPFEIKKGQVGYHHCLTWHGSPHNRSDMKRRAIAVHYMPGHTRYEPIGKHAMLSYVNVQPGELLVGDHFPEVFKKQIVQA, encoded by the coding sequence ATGTTAAGTCAAGCACAAATGACAGAATTTGAAAACAACGGTTTTCTAAAAGGGGATGTCGTTCTGAGTGACGCCGAGGTGGAATCGCTGCGCGAAGAGCTGGATAAAGTTATGAACGGCGAAAGCGTAAAGAAGCCCGTTCTGAACCACAACATGCTGTCCTCCGATTCTCCCTATGACAACATGAAGATGATTGCGAGCGAGAAAGTCGTGCAAATCGTCAATATTTGGATGGCAAGCGATTTGTTCTTGCAGCATGCGGCTAATTCCAAAATTTGCGAGGAAGTCGCCCAGCTGTCTCATACGAATTCCCTTCGCATCTGGCATGATCAGATTCAATACAAGCCGCCGGTGACGGGCGGACCTACCGCTTGGCATCAGGATCATCCGCTGTGGCCGATCATTCAGCCGGCCGATCTCGTAAGCGCATGGGTTGCGCTTGACGACGCGGTCATCGAGAACGGCTGCATGTGGATGGTGCCGGGCAGCCATAAGTGGGGCAATCACCAGCGTTACCTGTCCAGCACGAAAGACTTCAAGCCGTTCCACAAGCAGCCGGAAATGCTGCCGAACAACGCGGTCGTCGAAGCGGTGCCGTTCGAAATCAAGAAAGGGCAGGTCGGCTATCATCACTGCCTCACCTGGCATGGCAGCCCGCATAACCGCTCCGATATGAAACGCCGCGCCATCGCCGTTCATTACATGCCTGGCCATACGCGCTATGAGCCGATCGGCAAGCATGCCATGCTTTCGTACGTGAACGTACAGCCGGGCGAACTTCTGGTCGGGGATCATTTTCCAGAGGTATTTAAAAAGCAAATCGTGCAAGCGTAG
- a CDS encoding RluA family pseudouridine synthase, whose translation MEKNRTRTTSAAGRSAAPGKPAGRGKPASASHNRAALHGKPAAYGKTAAQSKPAPGRAPAPPQPAKPASRTYEVKAPAELLAFLIHAVSGEGRNALKAMLSRGQIAVNGTVTKLYNHPLLPGHTVTVSKERIVEAPPLIGLTILHEDDDIIVVLKDAGLLSIASNQESELTAYRQLTAHVRLGDPRSRIFVVHRLDRDTSGVMMFAKSEAVQQKLQTTWQESVEERTYIALVEGKVKKPEGTISSYLKESKTLKMYSSASPVDALHAVTHYKVLQSNDNFSLLEVSLETGRKNQIRVHMEDIGHPIVGDKKYGSKSRAISRLGLHARVLAFHHPTTEKLVRFETDIPKLFLNPFKEGFNRK comes from the coding sequence ATGGAAAAAAATCGTACGCGCACCACATCGGCAGCCGGAAGATCCGCTGCTCCAGGCAAACCAGCCGGACGCGGCAAGCCTGCCTCAGCCTCTCACAACCGCGCTGCCCTGCACGGCAAACCAGCCGCTTACGGCAAAACCGCAGCGCAAAGCAAACCAGCACCGGGCAGAGCACCTGCTCCCCCGCAGCCGGCCAAGCCTGCAAGCCGCACCTATGAAGTGAAAGCGCCTGCCGAGCTGCTGGCTTTCCTGATTCACGCCGTAAGCGGCGAAGGCCGCAATGCCTTGAAAGCCATGCTTAGCCGCGGTCAAATTGCCGTGAACGGTACGGTAACGAAGCTCTACAACCATCCGCTTCTGCCGGGCCACACCGTCACCGTGTCCAAGGAACGCATCGTAGAGGCTCCGCCGCTGATCGGTCTGACCATTCTGCACGAGGACGATGACATCATCGTCGTGCTGAAGGATGCAGGCTTGCTCTCTATCGCGTCCAACCAAGAGAGCGAGCTGACCGCATACCGCCAATTGACCGCCCACGTCCGCCTCGGCGATCCGCGCAGCCGTATCTTCGTCGTGCACCGTCTGGACCGCGATACGTCCGGCGTCATGATGTTCGCGAAGAGCGAGGCCGTGCAGCAGAAGCTGCAGACAACCTGGCAGGAAAGCGTGGAAGAGCGCACGTATATCGCGCTTGTAGAAGGGAAGGTCAAGAAGCCCGAAGGGACGATTTCCTCCTATTTGAAGGAAAGCAAGACGCTTAAAATGTACTCCAGCGCAAGTCCAGTCGATGCGCTGCATGCCGTCACGCATTATAAAGTGCTGCAAAGCAATGACAACTTCTCGCTGCTGGAGGTGTCGCTTGAAACCGGCCGCAAGAATCAAATTCGCGTTCATATGGAAGACATCGGCCATCCCATCGTCGGAGACAAGAAGTACGGCTCCAAATCCAGAGCCATCAGCCGGCTCGGCTTGCATGCCCGCGTACTAGCCTTCCATCATCCGACAACAGAGAAGCTGGTTCGTTTCGAGACCGACATTCCCAAGCTGTTCCTGAACCCGTTCAAGGAAGGCTTTAACCGCAAGTAA
- a CDS encoding WYL domain-containing protein produces the protein MRSFRVDRIISTLTTEAVFERPANFSARSYMLQELKPWAYKEEEELTRVILRGKPETLNALCETWLFSDSLAERTKDEAHFLLDETAIDTYLPYHVLGYDTRLQVEAPRSLKERLIALTEELHVHYKSTI, from the coding sequence ATTCGCAGCTTCCGGGTCGATCGAATCATTTCGACCTTGACCACGGAGGCTGTATTCGAGCGTCCGGCAAACTTCTCCGCACGGAGCTATATGCTCCAGGAATTAAAGCCTTGGGCATACAAGGAAGAAGAGGAGCTCACCCGCGTCATCCTGAGGGGCAAGCCCGAAACGTTGAACGCCTTGTGCGAAACCTGGCTGTTCAGCGATTCACTGGCCGAGCGTACGAAGGACGAAGCCCATTTCCTTCTGGATGAGACCGCGATCGATACGTATCTCCCCTACCATGTGCTAGGCTACGACACTCGGCTTCAGGTCGAGGCACCCCGCTCGCTGAAGGAGCGGTTAATTGCCCTTACGGAGGAGCTTCACGTGCACTACAAATCAACGATTTAG
- a CDS encoding MBL fold metallo-hydrolase: MRIEQISEHIWSLSTWVIIPIHIWAIVEEDGITLVDAGISLMNKGIVRFIEQEIKRPLRRIVLTHGHSDHTGAIRGLLAKYPDVTVHAHEVEIPYMEGRMPYPRRKKAQQSVAAGLANPLAETSRGELASVGGLSVHLTPGHSPGHVVYYHERDGVMLAGDLFTSKKGKLRKPMPMFTADMEEAVRSSEIVRKLRPKRLEICHGDSVVQPAEQIDAYLSRHGASEGIPLNR, from the coding sequence ATGAGAATCGAACAGATTTCCGAGCATATTTGGAGCTTGAGCACATGGGTCATTATTCCGATTCATATTTGGGCTATCGTCGAAGAGGATGGCATTACGCTTGTGGATGCGGGCATTTCGCTAATGAATAAGGGGATTGTCAGGTTCATCGAGCAGGAGATAAAGCGGCCGCTTCGCCGCATTGTTTTGACGCATGGTCATTCCGATCATACGGGAGCTATCCGAGGGTTGCTGGCTAAGTACCCAGACGTTACGGTGCACGCGCATGAAGTCGAAATTCCGTACATGGAAGGCCGGATGCCGTATCCGCGCCGTAAGAAAGCGCAGCAATCCGTAGCGGCGGGGCTTGCCAATCCGCTCGCGGAGACTTCACGCGGAGAATTGGCTTCCGTGGGTGGGTTATCCGTGCATTTGACGCCAGGGCATTCGCCGGGCCATGTCGTCTATTATCATGAACGGGACGGCGTCATGCTGGCGGGGGATTTGTTCACGTCGAAGAAGGGAAAGCTTCGCAAGCCGATGCCGATGTTTACGGCCGATATGGAGGAAGCGGTCAGGAGCAGCGAGATCGTTCGCAAGCTGCGTCCGAAGCGGTTGGAAATTTGCCATGGCGATTCTGTCGTTCAGCCTGCGGAGCAGATTGACGCTTACCTGAGCCGTCATGGAGCGTCGGAAGGCATTCCGCTAAATCGTTGA